Proteins encoded in a region of the Rhodococcus sp. SBT000017 genome:
- a CDS encoding DUF1707 domain-containing protein — protein MSELPEIRIGTADREKALEALSLHFSEGRLTVPEFDERSAVVASATTRGEIDKVFVDLPTASTSHTPAQLGKSPAPAESGAGIDWRAVVMPLVVFGSLALFFLTDFDQKWLFFLLIPLAGALLSAGGHSKDEKKKKKKRDR, from the coding sequence ATGTCCGAGCTTCCGGAAATTCGGATCGGTACGGCTGACCGGGAGAAGGCCCTCGAAGCGCTGAGTCTGCACTTCAGCGAGGGTCGGCTCACCGTGCCCGAGTTCGACGAGCGCAGCGCCGTCGTTGCTTCGGCGACGACGCGTGGGGAGATCGACAAGGTCTTCGTCGATCTCCCCACTGCTTCGACGTCGCACACGCCCGCCCAACTCGGGAAGTCTCCGGCACCGGCCGAGAGCGGAGCCGGAATCGATTGGCGCGCAGTAGTGATGCCCCTGGTCGTCTTCGGTTCACTGGCATTGTTCTTCCTCACCGACTTCGATCAGAAGTGGCTCTTCTTCCTTCTCATCCCACTGGCGGGTGCGCTGCTGTCGGCCGGTGGACATTCCAAGGACGAGAAAAAGAAGAAAAAGAAGAGAGATCGTTGA
- a CDS encoding haloacid dehalogenase type II: MKALLFDVFGTVVDWRTSVAREVESVCGPDVASHAFADRWRSLYQPAMEQVRSGSRPFTRLDVLHLESLRVVLSEFDIQLDDSDIASLNHAWHRLDPWPDSVPGLTRLRTQFIIAPLSNGNISLLLDMAKNAGLPWDAILGAEPVQTYKPMPDAYLRTADILGLEPSECMMVAAHNSDLAAAADCGFATAFVARPLEHGPSQTTDRTAESDWTHSVDSIDSLASQLGC, from the coding sequence TTGAAGGCGCTTCTGTTCGATGTGTTCGGCACAGTGGTCGATTGGCGCACCAGCGTGGCCCGCGAGGTCGAATCCGTGTGTGGTCCCGACGTCGCCAGTCATGCATTCGCCGACCGCTGGCGCAGCCTGTATCAACCGGCGATGGAACAGGTTCGGTCGGGCAGTCGACCGTTCACCCGGCTCGATGTACTCCATCTCGAGTCGCTTCGAGTCGTCCTGTCGGAGTTCGATATTCAGCTCGACGACAGCGATATCGCATCCTTGAATCACGCGTGGCATCGGTTGGATCCGTGGCCGGACTCGGTGCCCGGGCTCACGCGACTTCGTACCCAGTTCATCATCGCCCCGCTCTCGAACGGCAACATCTCGCTGCTGCTCGATATGGCCAAGAATGCCGGACTGCCGTGGGACGCTATCCTCGGCGCAGAACCGGTACAGACATACAAGCCCATGCCCGACGCATATCTCCGCACCGCGGACATTCTGGGTCTCGAGCCGAGCGAGTGCATGATGGTCGCCGCACACAACAGTGATCTCGCTGCGGCCGCGGACTGTGGCTTCGCAACGGCATTCGTCGCCCGTCCGCTCGAACACGGCCCGAGTCAAACCACCGACCGCACCGCGGAATCCGACTGGACTCACAGCGTCGACTCGATCGATTCTCTCGCATCGCAATTGGGCTGCTGA
- a CDS encoding AAA family ATPase: MIVGPDAALPHRPARIVVAGTSGSGKTTLAARIGSLLDIEHVEIDSLFHGPNWTPRPTFESDVDEFLVRPSWVTEWQYGVVRDRLADADLLLWLDLPRRTVMRQVITRTLRRMLGRHELWNGNIEPPLHRIFFDREYIVRWAWSTYRLTTERVQRLSVRRPELPIVRFRSHRDVDAWIAHQLIPPT, encoded by the coding sequence GTGATTGTCGGACCGGACGCCGCCCTGCCGCATCGCCCCGCGCGAATAGTCGTCGCGGGGACATCCGGTTCCGGCAAGACCACGCTGGCCGCTCGCATCGGGTCCTTGCTCGACATCGAACACGTCGAGATCGACAGCTTGTTCCACGGCCCGAACTGGACGCCGCGTCCGACCTTCGAGAGCGATGTCGACGAGTTTCTTGTACGCCCGTCGTGGGTCACCGAGTGGCAGTACGGTGTTGTGCGCGATCGCCTCGCAGATGCGGATCTGCTCTTGTGGCTCGACCTGCCACGTCGAACGGTCATGCGGCAGGTGATAACTCGGACGCTACGCCGCATGCTCGGTAGGCACGAGCTGTGGAACGGCAACATCGAGCCACCGCTGCACCGGATCTTCTTCGATCGCGAGTACATCGTCCGGTGGGCCTGGAGCACCTACCGGTTGACTACCGAGCGGGTGCAACGGTTGAGTGTGCGCCGTCCGGAGCTGCCGATCGTTCGATTCCGGTCGCACCGGGACGTGGACGCGTGGATTGCGCACCAGCTGATTCCGCCGACGTGA
- a CDS encoding DUF2306 domain-containing protein, whose amino-acid sequence MPITVLHISAAVLSVLVGAVVLFARKGTAFHRACGRTYVVAILVMIVSSFFVTEIRDGWSVFHDVSILTAALVLFGWLQPAVGRSRSGWLRRHMLSMQLSYLVLIVTGTAQFFDYLPLPNDALNAIVFLQMPLMVGIVAIVRRSRRPIGFHDSLPSPS is encoded by the coding sequence ATGCCGATCACAGTGCTGCACATCTCGGCCGCAGTGCTGTCCGTTCTGGTCGGAGCAGTGGTTCTGTTCGCCCGCAAGGGCACTGCTTTTCATCGGGCATGCGGACGCACATATGTCGTGGCGATTCTGGTGATGATCGTGTCGTCGTTCTTCGTCACCGAGATCCGTGACGGATGGAGCGTGTTCCACGATGTGTCGATCCTGACAGCCGCGCTGGTGCTGTTCGGCTGGCTGCAACCGGCGGTCGGACGCTCACGGTCGGGGTGGCTTCGGCGGCACATGCTGTCGATGCAATTGTCCTACCTGGTGCTCATCGTGACCGGAACGGCCCAGTTCTTCGACTACTTGCCTCTTCCGAACGACGCTCTGAACGCCATCGTTTTTCTGCAGATGCCCTTGATGGTCGGGATCGTTGCAATCGTCCGACGTAGTCGACGGCCTATCGGTTTCCACGATTCGCTACCGTCTCCTTCGTGA